One Rhodospirillales bacterium DNA segment encodes these proteins:
- the fusA gene encoding elongation factor G, producing the protein MARTTPLDRYRNIGIMAHIDAGKTTTTERVLYYTGRSYKIGEVHEGTATMDWMEQEQERGITITSAATTCFWREHRVNIIDTPGHVDFTIEVERSLRVLDGAVAVFDSVAGVEPQSETVWRQADKYGVPRICFVNKMDRIGADFYRCLQMIKDRLGARALVLQLPIGAEAEFAGVVDLVRMQGVIWKDENLGAEFTYGDIPADLVELAAEYRTQLVEMAVEQDEAALEAYLDGTEPDAETLIKCIRAGAISGAFVPVICGSAFKNKGVQPLLDAVVDFLPSPLDVPPVHGVKPGTTEEMVRQSSDDEKFSALAFKIMNDPFVGTLTFVRVYSGVVQSGDQVQNPIKDKSERIGRMLLMHANSREDIKEARAGDIVAVPGLKQTTTGDTLCDPRAPVVLERMEFPDPVIEVAVEPRTKSDQEKMGVALSRLANEDPSFRVSSDAESGQTVIKGMGELHLEIIIDRMKREFKVDANVGQPQVAYRETISKVAEIDYTHKKQTGGAGQFARVKIRFEPLEPGSGFQFESGIVGGSVPREYIPGVQKGLDSARNTGVIAGFPVIDFKASLIDGAFHDVDSSVLAFEIASRAAFREGLPKAGPKLLEPLMKVEVVTPDDYMGDIIGDLNSRRGQVTGMDQRGNARVIDALVPLATMFGYVNTLRSMSQGRAQYTMQFDRYAEVPQAISEEVRQRLAS; encoded by the coding sequence ATGGCACGCACCACGCCCCTCGACCGTTACCGTAACATCGGCATCATGGCCCACATTGATGCCGGCAAGACGACGACGACCGAGCGTGTCCTTTATTATACCGGCCGGTCGTACAAAATCGGCGAGGTGCATGAAGGCACCGCGACGATGGACTGGATGGAGCAGGAGCAGGAGCGCGGCATCACCATCACCTCGGCGGCGACCACCTGTTTCTGGCGCGAGCACCGGGTGAACATCATCGATACGCCGGGGCATGTCGACTTTACCATTGAGGTCGAACGCAGCTTGCGCGTTCTCGACGGTGCCGTTGCCGTATTCGACTCCGTCGCCGGCGTCGAGCCGCAGTCGGAGACGGTCTGGCGCCAGGCGGACAAGTACGGCGTGCCGCGCATTTGTTTCGTCAACAAGATGGATCGAATCGGCGCCGACTTTTACCGCTGCCTGCAGATGATCAAGGATCGTCTCGGCGCGCGGGCGCTGGTTCTGCAACTGCCGATCGGCGCGGAGGCGGAGTTCGCTGGCGTCGTCGATCTGGTCCGCATGCAGGGCGTCATCTGGAAGGACGAGAACCTCGGGGCCGAGTTCACCTACGGCGATATTCCGGCCGACCTCGTCGAGTTGGCGGCGGAATACCGCACGCAGCTCGTCGAGATGGCGGTCGAACAGGATGAGGCCGCACTCGAGGCGTACCTCGACGGCACCGAGCCCGACGCCGAGACGTTGATCAAATGCATTCGCGCCGGCGCGATCAGCGGCGCCTTCGTACCGGTGATCTGCGGCTCGGCCTTCAAGAACAAGGGCGTGCAGCCGCTGCTCGACGCGGTGGTCGACTTCTTGCCGTCGCCGCTCGACGTGCCGCCGGTGCACGGGGTCAAGCCGGGCACGACCGAGGAGATGGTCCGCCAGTCGTCGGATGATGAGAAATTCTCGGCGCTGGCGTTCAAGATCATGAACGATCCGTTTGTGGGAACGCTGACCTTCGTTCGTGTCTATTCCGGGGTCGTCCAGTCGGGCGATCAGGTGCAGAACCCGATCAAGGACAAGTCGGAGCGAATCGGCCGCATGCTGCTGATGCATGCCAACTCGCGCGAGGACATCAAGGAAGCGCGAGCCGGCGATATCGTCGCCGTTCCGGGTTTGAAGCAGACGACGACCGGCGATACCTTGTGCGATCCGCGCGCCCCTGTGGTGCTCGAGCGCATGGAATTCCCCGATCCGGTGATCGAGGTCGCGGTCGAGCCGCGCACGAAGAGCGATCAGGAAAAGATGGGTGTCGCCCTGTCGCGACTGGCGAACGAGGACCCCAGCTTCCGGGTCTCGAGCGATGCCGAGAGCGGGCAGACGGTGATCAAGGGCATGGGTGAACTGCACCTTGAAATTATCATCGATCGCATGAAGCGTGAGTTCAAGGTCGACGCCAATGTCGGCCAGCCGCAGGTCGCCTATCGTGAGACCATCTCCAAGGTCGCCGAGATCGACTACACCCACAAGAAGCAGACCGGTGGCGCTGGCCAGTTCGCCCGCGTCAAGATCCGCTTCGAGCCGCTGGAGCCGGGGTCGGGCTTCCAGTTCGAAAGCGGCATTGTCGGCGGTTCGGTGCCGAGGGAGTACATCCCCGGGGTGCAGAAAGGCCTGGACTCGGCGCGGAACACCGGGGTCATCGCCGGTTTTCCGGTCATCGATTTCAAGGCGTCGCTGATCGATGGCGCCTTCCACGACGTCGATTCATCGGTTCTGGCGTTCGAAATCGCCTCGCGCGCGGCGTTTCGCGAAGGTCTGCCAAAGGCGGGACCGAAGCTGCTTGAGCCGTTGATGAAGGTCGAGGTGGTCACGCCCGACGACTATATGGGCGATATCATCGGCGATCTGAACAGCCGGCGCGGGCAGGTGACCGGCATGGATCAGCGTGGCAATGCGCGGGTCATCGATGCGTTGGTGCCGTTGGCGACGATGTTCGGTTACGTCAACACCCTGCGCTCGATGAGCCAGGGGCGGGCGCAGTACACCATGCAGTTCGATCGTTACGCGGAAGTTCCGCAGGCGATCTCCGAGGAAGTCCGGCAGCGGCTGGCGAGTTAA
- the rplC gene encoding 50S ribosomal protein L3, with protein sequence MRTGLIAQKLGMSRLFNGDGTHVPVSVLQMKGCQVVAQRTDDRDGYSALQLGVGTVKVKNVSKPERGHFAKAGVEPKRKLAEFRVDADMLVEVGAELTADHFVSGQLVDVTGFSIGKGFAGAMKRHNFGGLRATHGVSISHRSHGSTGNRQDPGKTFKGKKMAGHMGDRQVTVLNLEVVRTDVDRGLIMIRGAVPGAKGGWLLVRDAVKDKRPEAAPLPAAFRPAVTTSAPVADSSGEDSGVPAGAIGDATPASEE encoded by the coding sequence ATGCGTACCGGTCTGATCGCGCAAAAACTCGGCATGTCGCGGCTGTTCAACGGCGACGGCACGCATGTGCCGGTCTCCGTTCTGCAGATGAAGGGCTGCCAGGTCGTCGCCCAGCGCACGGACGATCGCGACGGCTATTCGGCCTTGCAGCTCGGCGTCGGCACCGTCAAGGTGAAGAACGTCAGCAAGCCGGAGCGCGGGCACTTCGCCAAGGCGGGAGTCGAGCCGAAGCGCAAGCTCGCCGAGTTCCGGGTCGACGCCGACATGCTCGTCGAGGTCGGTGCCGAATTGACGGCGGATCACTTCGTTAGCGGGCAGCTCGTCGACGTTACCGGCTTTTCGATCGGCAAGGGATTTGCCGGGGCGATGAAGCGGCACAACTTCGGTGGCCTGCGGGCGACCCACGGCGTGTCGATCAGCCATCGCAGCCACGGCTCGACCGGCAACCGTCAGGACCCGGGCAAGACCTTCAAAGGCAAGAAGATGGCCGGGCACATGGGTGATCGCCAGGTCACTGTGCTCAACCTTGAGGTGGTGCGCACGGATGTCGACCGCGGCCTGATCATGATCCGCGGCGCCGTTCCCGGCGCCAAGGGCGGGTGGCTGCTCGTCCGCGACGCGGTCAAGGACAAGCGCCCCGAGGCCGCGCCGCTGCCGGCGGCGTTCCGTCCGGCGGTGACGACGTCAGCCCCGGTTGCGGATTCGTCCGGCGAGGACTCCGGCGTGCCCGCGGGCGCGATCGGCGACGCCACTCCGGCGAGCGAGGAATAG
- the rpsG gene encoding 30S ribosomal protein S7, whose amino-acid sequence MSRRRAAQKREILPDPKYGDIVVSKFTNGLMHEGKKSVAERIVYGALALMEKKARQDPVKLFHDAIENVKPALEVRSRRVGGATYQVPVEVRPLRRQSLAIRWIVGTAHKRSENTMVERLAAELMDAANNRGAAVKKREDTHRMAEANKAFSHYRW is encoded by the coding sequence ATGTCTCGCAGGCGTGCAGCACAAAAGCGCGAAATCCTTCCCGACCCCAAATACGGGGATATCGTCGTCAGCAAGTTCACCAACGGGCTGATGCACGAGGGCAAGAAGTCGGTGGCTGAGCGCATCGTTTACGGCGCGCTCGCCCTGATGGAGAAGAAGGCGCGCCAGGACCCGGTGAAGCTGTTTCATGACGCCATCGAGAACGTCAAGCCGGCCCTCGAGGTGCGGTCACGGCGTGTCGGCGGCGCGACCTATCAGGTTCCGGTCGAAGTTCGGCCGCTGCGGCGTCAGTCGCTGGCGATCCGCTGGATTGTCGGCACGGCGCACAAGCGCTCGGAGAACACCATGGTCGAGCGGCTGGCGGCGGAACTCATGGATGCCGCGAACAATCGTGGCGCTGCCGTGAAGAAGCGCGAAGACACGCACCGGATGGCCGAGGCTAACAAAGCCTTCTCCCATTACCGCTGGTAA
- the rpsJ gene encoding 30S ribosomal protein S10 — translation MRIFESVFGAFDHRVLDQSAREIVNTARRTGARVRGPIPLPTRIERFTVLRSPHIDKKSREQFEIRTHKRVLDIVDPTPQTVDALMKLDLAAGVDVEIKL, via the coding sequence ATCAGAATATTCGAATCGGTCTTCGGGGCCTTCGATCATCGCGTGCTCGACCAGTCGGCACGCGAGATCGTCAATACCGCGCGCCGGACCGGCGCACGGGTGCGCGGCCCGATTCCGCTGCCGACCCGCATCGAGCGCTTCACCGTGCTACGGTCGCCGCATATCGACAAGAAGTCGCGTGAACAGTTCGAGATCCGCACTCACAAGCGTGTGCTGGACATCGTCGATCCGACTCCGCAGACGGTGGATGCTCTGATGAAGCTCGACCTCGCCGCCGGTGTCGACGTCGAAATCAAGCTGTAA